Proteins from a genomic interval of Chryseobacterium indologenes:
- the nrfD gene encoding polysulfide reductase NrfD — protein MSGHYEAPIREPLIIGHKTYHDITEDIARPIEERAGKLWWISLYAALVLFLYGFGCIAYTIGTGIGAWGLNRTINWGWDITNFVWWVGIGHAGTLISAVLLLFRQRWRMSVNRSAEAMTIFAVVQAAIFPVIHMGRVWVGYWVFPLPNQFGSLWGNFNSPLLWDVFAISTYFSVSTVFWFMGLIPDFAMIRDRAKTPWTKKIYTFLAFGWGGKAKHWQRFEELSLVLAGLATPLVFSVHTTVSFDFATSVIKGWHSTIYPPYFVAGAIFSGFAMVQTLLLVARKVCHLEEYITMYHIEIMNIVIVLTGGMVTVAYATEYFIGWYSGSRFEDFTYLSPGAAVGPYWWAFWSLIICNLVVPASFWFKKARTNIIWTFIVALIINIGMWFERFDIIVINLSRDYLPGSWTMFKPTIIDVGVYLGTIGFFSVLFLLYARTFPVIAQAELKSILKISGETYKAKEGDEHH, from the coding sequence ATGTCAGGACATTACGAAGCTCCGATAAGGGAACCTCTAATTATTGGTCACAAAACTTATCACGATATCACAGAAGATATTGCACGACCTATCGAAGAAAGAGCAGGTAAATTATGGTGGATTTCATTATATGCTGCACTAGTTCTATTCCTTTATGGATTCGGCTGTATCGCTTACACTATCGGGACAGGTATTGGAGCATGGGGGCTTAACAGAACTATTAACTGGGGTTGGGATATTACCAACTTCGTATGGTGGGTAGGTATCGGTCACGCCGGGACCCTAATCTCAGCAGTATTATTATTATTTAGACAGAGATGGAGAATGTCTGTAAACAGATCAGCAGAGGCGATGACGATCTTTGCGGTTGTACAGGCAGCAATCTTCCCTGTAATTCACATGGGTAGAGTTTGGGTTGGATACTGGGTATTCCCTTTACCAAACCAATTCGGTTCTCTTTGGGGGAACTTCAACTCTCCTCTACTTTGGGACGTATTTGCGATCTCAACGTATTTCTCAGTATCAACTGTATTCTGGTTCATGGGATTGATCCCTGACTTTGCAATGATCAGAGATAGAGCTAAAACTCCTTGGACTAAGAAAATTTATACATTCCTGGCCTTCGGTTGGGGTGGTAAAGCAAAACACTGGCAAAGATTCGAAGAACTTTCTTTGGTTCTTGCAGGTTTAGCAACTCCGCTTGTATTCTCGGTACACACTACCGTATCTTTTGACTTCGCAACTTCAGTAATTAAAGGATGGCACTCAACGATCTATCCTCCTTACTTCGTTGCCGGAGCAATCTTCTCAGGATTTGCAATGGTACAGACACTATTGTTAGTAGCAAGAAAAGTATGTCACCTTGAAGAGTACATTACCATGTATCATATCGAAATTATGAACATCGTAATCGTTTTAACAGGTGGTATGGTAACTGTAGCTTATGCTACTGAATATTTCATCGGATGGTATTCAGGATCCAGATTTGAAGACTTTACTTACCTTTCACCAGGTGCTGCTGTAGGACCTTACTGGTGGGCATTCTGGTCATTGATTATCTGTAACCTTGTAGTTCCAGCTTCATTCTGGTTCAAGAAAGCAAGAACAAATATTATCTGGACATTCATTGTTGCATTGATCATTAACATCGGTATGTGGTTTGAGCGTTTTGATATCATCGTTATCAACCTTTCAAGAGACTACTTACCAGGATCATGGACAATGTTTAAGCCAACGATCATTGATGTGGGTGTATACTTAGGAACAATCGGATTCTTCTCTGTATTATTCTTATTATATGCAAGAACATTCCCTGTAATTGCGCAGGCTGAATTAAAATCGATTTTGAAAATCTCAGGTGAAACTTATAAAGCAAAAGAAGGAGATGAGCACCACTAA
- a CDS encoding TAT-variant-translocated molybdopterin oxidoreductase: MASNKIQFRSIHELKDPALNNKLAQKEFQEEIPVEDFLGDAEKNGSSTSRRDFLKLLGFSTAAVTLAACEAPVIKTIPYVVKPHDIIPGIPNYYASTYFDGFDFASVLVKTREGRPIKIEPNPAGGDLGKTNARAQASVLSLYDNDKVKQPKLDGKDETFDKVDSFVIKGLEEAKASGKKIVVLSHSFASPTFKKLFAEFKAKYPTAELVTFDAFPYAAGLDAAQEVFGQRALPVYDLKGSELVVSFQADFLGDYNASSLETSYAAARKPGPNMLRHIQVESNMSLTGANADSRYRLKPSAVNKTLVEVYNAIVGGGTSDKTATEIANELKAKGSKAVVFADGSKGAQVLAHLINQKLGSVAFTGKANLLKEFDGARYQEFLGWINAGQVGVLVTNNVDPIYAHPKGEDFKKSLSKVPYVIAVADKKNEMYKAAKAVIPVANWLESWGDIEPQTGVYSLMQPTIQKIYKSRQIEESLLVWKNGKNNAANNYYDYLKASSASLLGGTSFNKALYNGINASTNSTTLSYAGGNAAQAVAELGNFKASELELVLYTKTSMGDGTQANNPWLQELPDPITRMSWDNYLTISPKDAEKFGIDNDLNARMQLDGSIVNLTVNGVTIKDVPVFVQPGQAEGSVGLALGYGKKNSGATADTGVNAYPLFDGSNLVLSGVKIEKTGEDHEFAGIQLQNTLMGRYEIAKEVPLAEFINVPFDDEHKGWNKPLEYHTISGALPARKIDLWDAFDDTDGPHFNLSIDLNSCTGCGACIIACQAENNVPVVGKAEVRMSRDMYWLRIDRYYSSRQKVEVYEGLKEGMAVPELYGTAFNKEGGALNHPADNPDVIFQPVMCQHCNHAPCETVCPVAATSHGKQGQNHMAYNRCIGTRYCANNCPYKVRRFNWFTYNLNDKFDFNMNNDLGRMVLNPDVVVRTRGVMEKCSMCIQMTQNTILEAKKEGRKVKDGEFQTACSKACSTGAMTFGDMNDKESEIRKVYASNRRYYLLEEIGTKPNVFYHTKVRNRVEK, translated from the coding sequence ATGGCTTCAAACAAAATACAATTCAGAAGTATTCATGAACTTAAAGATCCGGCTTTAAATAATAAGCTGGCTCAGAAAGAGTTTCAGGAAGAAATTCCGGTAGAAGATTTCCTTGGAGATGCTGAGAAGAACGGATCAAGTACTTCAAGAAGAGACTTCCTTAAATTACTAGGATTCTCTACAGCAGCAGTAACATTAGCTGCCTGCGAAGCTCCGGTTATCAAAACGATTCCTTATGTGGTAAAACCGCATGATATTATTCCGGGAATCCCTAATTATTACGCTTCAACCTATTTTGACGGTTTCGACTTTGCCAGTGTTTTAGTAAAAACCCGTGAAGGTAGACCCATCAAAATTGAACCAAACCCGGCTGGTGGTGATTTAGGTAAAACTAACGCCAGAGCTCAGGCTAGTGTACTTTCTCTTTATGATAATGATAAAGTAAAGCAGCCTAAACTGGACGGTAAAGATGAAACTTTCGATAAAGTAGACAGTTTCGTTATCAAAGGATTGGAAGAAGCTAAAGCGTCAGGTAAAAAGATTGTGGTTCTATCACATTCTTTTGCTTCACCAACTTTCAAAAAGCTATTTGCTGAATTTAAGGCAAAATATCCTACAGCTGAATTAGTAACTTTCGATGCTTTCCCTTATGCGGCAGGATTAGATGCTGCTCAGGAAGTATTCGGACAAAGAGCTTTACCTGTTTATGACCTTAAAGGTTCTGAATTGGTAGTATCTTTCCAGGCTGATTTCTTAGGAGATTACAACGCTTCAAGCTTAGAAACTTCTTATGCAGCGGCAAGAAAACCGGGACCAAACATGTTGAGACACATTCAGGTGGAGTCTAATATGTCATTAACCGGTGCTAACGCTGACTCAAGATACAGATTAAAGCCAAGTGCAGTAAACAAAACTTTAGTTGAAGTTTATAATGCAATTGTAGGTGGTGGTACTTCTGATAAGACTGCTACTGAAATTGCTAACGAATTGAAAGCGAAAGGAAGCAAAGCTGTTGTTTTCGCTGACGGTTCTAAAGGAGCACAGGTTTTAGCACACTTAATCAACCAGAAATTAGGATCAGTTGCTTTCACAGGTAAAGCAAACCTATTAAAAGAATTCGACGGTGCAAGATACCAGGAATTCCTTGGATGGATAAACGCAGGTCAGGTTGGTGTATTAGTTACCAACAATGTAGACCCTATCTACGCTCATCCGAAAGGAGAAGATTTCAAAAAATCTTTATCAAAAGTTCCTTACGTAATTGCTGTTGCTGATAAGAAAAATGAAATGTACAAAGCAGCTAAGGCTGTTATTCCGGTGGCTAACTGGTTAGAGTCTTGGGGAGATATCGAACCACAGACCGGTGTATATTCATTGATGCAGCCTACGATCCAGAAGATCTACAAATCAAGACAGATTGAAGAGTCTTTATTGGTTTGGAAGAATGGTAAAAACAATGCTGCAAACAACTACTACGATTATTTAAAGGCAAGCTCAGCTTCTCTTTTAGGTGGTACATCTTTCAACAAAGCATTATATAACGGTATCAATGCTTCTACTAACTCAACAACATTATCTTACGCAGGTGGAAACGCTGCTCAGGCTGTTGCTGAATTAGGAAACTTCAAAGCTTCAGAATTAGAATTAGTATTATACACTAAGACTTCGATGGGAGACGGTACTCAGGCAAACAACCCTTGGTTACAAGAATTACCTGACCCGATCACCAGAATGTCTTGGGATAACTACCTGACAATTTCTCCGAAAGACGCAGAAAAGTTCGGTATCGATAATGACCTTAACGCAAGAATGCAGTTGGATGGTTCTATCGTAAACCTTACCGTAAACGGAGTAACAATAAAAGACGTTCCTGTATTTGTACAGCCAGGTCAGGCAGAAGGATCAGTAGGTCTGGCGCTTGGTTATGGTAAGAAAAACTCAGGAGCAACTGCTGATACAGGGGTAAATGCTTATCCTTTATTCGATGGTTCCAACCTTGTTCTTTCCGGTGTTAAAATCGAGAAAACAGGAGAAGATCACGAGTTTGCAGGTATCCAGCTTCAAAATACATTGATGGGTCGTTACGAAATCGCTAAGGAAGTTCCATTAGCTGAATTCATCAACGTACCATTTGATGATGAGCACAAAGGATGGAATAAGCCTTTGGAATACCACACCATCAGCGGGGCTCTTCCGGCAAGAAAAATTGACCTTTGGGATGCATTTGATGATACAGATGGGCCTCACTTCAACTTATCTATTGACTTGAACTCTTGTACAGGTTGTGGAGCATGTATTATTGCTTGTCAGGCTGAAAACAACGTTCCTGTGGTAGGTAAAGCAGAAGTAAGAATGTCCAGAGATATGTACTGGTTAAGAATCGACCGTTACTATTCTTCAAGACAAAAGGTTGAAGTATATGAAGGATTAAAAGAAGGAATGGCTGTACCAGAATTATACGGTACTGCATTCAACAAAGAAGGAGGTGCATTAAACCACCCTGCTGATAATCCGGATGTAATCTTCCAGCCAGTAATGTGTCAGCACTGTAACCACGCTCCATGTGAAACTGTATGTCCGGTAGCGGCTACTTCACACGGTAAGCAAGGTCAAAACCATATGGCTTACAACAGATGTATCGGTACCAGATATTGTGCAAACAACTGTCCGTACAAAGTAAGACGTTTCAACTGGTTTACTTATAACCTAAACGACAAGTTCGACTTCAACATGAACAATGATTTAGGAAGAATGGTACTTAACCCGGATGTAGTTGTAAGAACTAGAGGGGTAATGGAGAAATGTTCAATGTGTATCCAAATGACTCAGAATACAATTCTTGAGGCTAAGAAGGAAGGAAGAAAAGTGAAGGATGGAGAATTCCAGACTGCTTGTTCTAAAGCTTGTTCTACTGGTGCAATGACATTTGGAGACATGAATGATAAAGAATCTGAAATTAGAAAGGTATATGCCTCTAACAGAAGATATTATTTACTAGAGGAGATCGGAACAAAACCAAACGTGTTCTATCACACTAAAGTAAGAAACAGAGTAGAAAAATAA
- a CDS encoding c-type cytochrome produces MISWRKHYKKTLIAIGLLLSTSASFYGQDGDPKNGEKLFKANCTACHALDKQVIGPPLKGVVERVKTEGGVDRDWLHKWIKDNKALRASGDKYANEIFEKYNKTEMLQFPNLTEKDIDDILAFTTNPPAPEEKKAEATPATDATAAAPADKTTTNIVIISLLAIAGLLVWILLKLRQLVKLGQSEELAGLNETRVRSFREMYEKFHYVGKAVIAILAILAAYGVWNWLMWIGVYKGYKPEQPIYFSHKIHAGEQKIDCQLCHSSAKYGKVSEIPSMNVCMNCHRTISEYNADHYMEPGKDKAFYDGEIQKIYAATGWDPAKQQYTGKTQPVEWTRIHNMPDFVYFNHSQHVIAGEQAIINSFNKKNPNNKIDVVCKACHGKIDTMNVVQMANDFTMGWCIECHRTTEVDMNNGYNKEYFKNLHDKLKKQYPQDGGKITVAAIGGLECGKCHY; encoded by the coding sequence ATGATTAGTTGGAGAAAGCATTATAAAAAAACGTTGATTGCAATTGGTTTATTGCTATCAACCAGTGCTTCATTTTACGGGCAAGACGGCGATCCTAAAAACGGAGAGAAACTTTTCAAAGCGAATTGTACTGCATGTCACGCGCTGGACAAACAAGTTATTGGCCCACCATTAAAGGGGGTTGTAGAACGTGTAAAGACAGAAGGCGGTGTAGACAGAGATTGGCTTCACAAGTGGATCAAAGACAACAAAGCTTTAAGAGCTTCAGGGGATAAATACGCCAATGAAATTTTCGAAAAGTATAATAAGACTGAGATGTTGCAGTTTCCTAATCTTACAGAGAAGGATATTGATGACATTTTAGCGTTCACTACTAATCCTCCGGCTCCGGAAGAGAAAAAAGCGGAAGCCACTCCTGCGACTGATGCTACGGCAGCAGCTCCTGCAGACAAAACTACTACAAACATTGTTATCATTTCTCTTTTAGCGATTGCAGGTTTATTAGTCTGGATCTTACTTAAACTAAGACAACTTGTAAAACTGGGACAGTCTGAAGAATTGGCAGGCCTTAACGAAACAAGAGTTCGTTCGTTCAGAGAAATGTATGAGAAGTTCCATTATGTAGGTAAAGCAGTAATAGCTATTCTGGCTATTTTAGCAGCTTACGGGGTATGGAACTGGTTAATGTGGATCGGGGTTTACAAAGGATACAAACCTGAGCAACCTATCTACTTCTCTCACAAAATCCATGCTGGAGAACAGAAAATTGACTGTCAATTATGTCACTCTAGTGCTAAATACGGAAAAGTATCTGAGATTCCTTCTATGAACGTTTGTATGAACTGTCACAGAACAATCTCTGAATACAACGCAGATCACTACATGGAGCCAGGAAAAGACAAGGCATTCTATGATGGAGAAATCCAGAAGATCTACGCTGCAACAGGTTGGGATCCTGCTAAACAACAGTATACAGGAAAAACACAACCGGTTGAGTGGACAAGAATCCACAACATGCCAGACTTCGTTTACTTCAATCACTCTCAGCACGTCATTGCAGGTGAACAAGCCATCATCAATTCTTTCAACAAAAAGAATCCAAACAACAAAATTGATGTTGTATGTAAAGCTTGTCACGGAAAAATTGACACAATGAATGTTGTTCAGATGGCTAACGACTTTACCATGGGATGGTGTATCGAATGTCACAGAACTACTGAGGTTGATATGAACAACGGTTATAATAAAGAGTACTTCAAGAATCTACATGACAAGTTGAAAAAACAATATCCTCAGGATGGAGGTAAGATCACTGTAGCTGCAATTGGAGGTCTTGAGTGTGGTAAATGTCATTATTAA
- a CDS encoding SPOR domain-containing protein, whose protein sequence is MRNLIKIFSVLSLFGFYSIEAQQVVKRDTLSGTELVITMDSKINTALEGIEGKCSKVVTNNPSRDYGNTDSGISTGGITKPPKIYVPSRELTNAEICKKNPRILGYKIQITTVKSNEEANEVKSYFRKRFPNLKVETDASLRPNYKILAGSYFTKQSAAADLSKIREYFKSAVAVQYRIFCAEAK, encoded by the coding sequence ATGAGAAATTTGATCAAAATATTTTCAGTATTATCATTATTTGGTTTTTATAGTATTGAAGCACAGCAGGTTGTTAAGAGAGATACCCTTTCGGGAACGGAGCTTGTCATCACGATGGATTCCAAAATAAATACTGCTTTGGAAGGAATCGAAGGCAAATGTTCTAAAGTTGTCACCAATAATCCATCCAGAGATTATGGGAATACTGATAGCGGAATTTCTACCGGTGGGATCACAAAACCACCTAAAATATATGTGCCAAGCAGGGAACTTACCAATGCTGAAATTTGTAAGAAAAATCCTAGAATTTTAGGATACAAAATCCAGATTACAACGGTAAAAAGTAATGAGGAAGCGAATGAAGTGAAATCCTATTTCAGAAAAAGATTTCCTAATCTGAAAGTAGAAACCGATGCATCATTGAGACCGAATTATAAAATTCTTGCGGGAAGTTACTTTACAAAGCAGAGTGCTGCCGCTGACCTTTCAAAAATCAGAGAATACTTTAAATCTGCAGTAGCCGTACAGTACAGAATTTTCTGTGCAGAGGCAAAATAA
- a CDS encoding T9SS type A sorting domain-containing protein, whose protein sequence is MKKVILSLSLLWGTYAYSQTVLLDEGFESYTNFAIGNFGTWTSLDLDGLNTYTGGGPVVGGAASPSWSANWTNAGAKMAFQIFNVSASNATNNLTSTAADEEIRNFTPHGGQKCAVSWAGVPAGPVTANNDWLITPSITLGASSNILTFWVKALSPDFVESYKVGVYTGTGNPTSAANFTIISSPATSTAPYTDWTQVTINLDTYAGQSVKIGFQYMSSDKYMFMLDDVKITTAATLATMETSKTKASTVIYPNPTTGKVNIKTDRKITATTVMDASGKTINIDKDGNTDISGLPKGTYLMKVDFSDGSSTTEKIIRQ, encoded by the coding sequence ATGAAAAAAGTTATACTTTCTTTAAGTTTGCTATGGGGAACTTATGCGTATTCCCAAACAGTTTTGCTCGATGAGGGCTTTGAATCATATACCAATTTCGCGATCGGCAACTTTGGTACTTGGACGTCATTAGATCTGGATGGCTTAAATACTTACACAGGCGGAGGGCCAGTAGTGGGTGGAGCTGCCTCACCCTCATGGTCAGCCAACTGGACGAATGCCGGCGCTAAAATGGCTTTTCAGATATTTAACGTTTCTGCAAGCAATGCAACCAACAATCTTACATCAACTGCTGCCGATGAAGAAATCCGAAATTTTACTCCGCACGGAGGACAAAAATGTGCCGTTTCGTGGGCTGGAGTTCCCGCAGGTCCTGTTACAGCCAATAACGACTGGCTGATCACTCCTTCCATCACCTTAGGAGCCAGCTCAAATATTTTAACATTCTGGGTAAAGGCATTATCTCCAGATTTTGTAGAAAGCTACAAGGTGGGAGTTTATACAGGAACCGGTAATCCGACATCTGCTGCAAATTTCACCATCATCTCTTCTCCTGCCACATCTACAGCACCTTACACAGACTGGACCCAAGTTACCATCAACTTAGATACGTATGCCGGACAAAGTGTAAAGATCGGGTTTCAATACATGTCGTCAGATAAATATATGTTTATGTTGGATGACGTAAAAATCACAACAGCAGCAACACTTGCCACTATGGAAACATCAAAAACGAAAGCAAGTACAGTGATTTATCCTAACCCGACAACAGGAAAAGTCAATATCAAAACGGACAGGAAAATTACTGCGACAACGGTTATGGACGCCTCAGGAAAAACAATAAACATTGATAAAGACGGAAATACAGATATTTCCGGCCTACCCAAAGGAACCTATCTGATGAAGGTAGATTTCTCCGACGGAAGCTCTACAACGGAAAAAATAATCAGACAATAA